CTTATTCAAGCATGCATTTCAGCCAGATAGGAATCAGCTTCTTACGTTCCTCCATGAGCTGATCATACTGTTCGTCGGTGACCGCTGCGGTTCCCTGCAAGATGGGCCGGGCGGCAAACGGAAAGATCAGCATGCCCAAAAACGACATCAGAAAATGTATGGGATTGATATCTTTCTTTTTCTCCTGTAACTGCTGCATAAAGTGGGACCCGATTACATAGGCATCTACATTCAGCGTCTCCCGCAGCCAGACAGGGTTTTGCCTCAATTCACTCAGCACAAATAAAGGCAGGTCCGGATTCAGAAAAAGCATATTGATATAGCTGGTGGCGATATTAGTGATCTTCTCATCCAGCGATTTACTTTTATCATTCAGCGTCGGCGCCAGTATGCCAAACAGCTTTTTCAGGTTTTCAGCCATCACAATTGAAAACAGCTTCTCCTTACTACGGAAGTAATAATTCAACAGGGCCAGGTTCATCCCGGCCTCTTCTGCGATGTCCCGGGTCTTGGTAGCGGCATACCCTTTTTTGGTAAAAATAGTCCTGGCGGCGGCTTTGATCTTTTCTTCCGTTGAAATGCTCTTCTCTTCCATAATTGTACAAAGGTAAAGTTAAAATATTGATTTAAACAAATGATTAAAGTTATAAAGGGGAGGAATTTTACAGAATAGAGCAGGTTATTTGATTTTCTTCAGCTTCGGCAGGCTTTGTCCATTTCATATCTCCTCCCTGTCCATTTCAAGTCCCATTATGCGCATTTTAACCCCTTAATTTCCCCATGATTTTATTTTGTGTGTACATTTGCAGATGTCACACTCATACCAGTTAAAATGGTGTTTCATCATGATTTTCATCCTCGCCGGCGGAACAATCCTGATGCGACTAAAGGATTTTAGCTTCCTCAATCTCCGGACGTTCCTGGAGTACTTTTCCATGATTACCGTTACTATATTTGCCTGCTGGATGGTACATGGGTATCTCAGGTTACACGAGCCCAAAGGAGTCAGTAAACAACTCCGTCCTATTGTCCGCATAGCAGCCGCCATGCTGGTGGCATTTTCTCTGAATTACCTTTCAGTAATTATAATTCCAAGCAGGTTTTTATTTCAGGACATGGTATTTCATCATACCTATGCCGATTTTCTACGCATCATCATCAGTGCATTTTTTGTCAGTATGTTTTGTCACATCGTATGGAGCTCGCTGGCTGCCAACATTATGCTGCAAAAAGCACAACTTGAAAATGAGCACCTTAAACAGGCACACCTCCGTGCACAGTTGCTGTCCTTACAACAACAGATCAGTCCTCATTTCCTGTTCAATTCTCTCAGTACGCTCAAGCACATCGCTCATGATAAGGGTACCAAAGACTTTGTTGTACAGCTATCCCATGTATATCGTTACCTGCTGAACATCAATGAACACCAGATCACCAAGCTCGCTGATGAACTGAACTTTATCGACTCTTATTTATACATTCTCTACCAGCGTTTCGAAGGCGATCTGAAAGTACAGATCAATATTCCGGAGCAGTATCACAATTACCTGATACCTCCTTTATCCATTCAGCTCTTAATCGAAAATGCCATTAAGCACAATGCGCTCTCCCCGGAAACACCTTTGCTGATAGAGATCTTTATTGAAAATGAAACAGTCACCGTCAAAAATATCCGCCAGCCGAAAAAATACCCCGTGGAGAGTACTAAATTAGGTTTGCAGAATATCAACGATCGCTTCCTGTTATTGTTCGATAAGCAAATTACCGTCGACAACACCGACGAAAGTTTTACTGTACATTTACCAGTCATTAGCCATGAACGTTATTATCATTGAAGACGAGCGTAAAACAGCCAGAGAATTACAGGACATCCTTACCAGTATCGACAGCGAAATCCGCGTGCTGCAGGTGTTACCCTCTGTAGTGGCTGCCATCAGTTGGTTCAGGGAAAACCCTGCACCTGACCTGATATTCTCTGATATTCAACTGGGAGATGGACTCTGTTTTGAAATCTATCGGGAAGTACCGGTGAATGCGCCAATCATTTTCTGCACCGCCTTTGATCAATACGCTATCCAGGCTTTTGAATCCAATAGTATAGACTATCTGCTAAAACCACTGGAAGAAGCCCTGGTAGAAAGAAGTCTGAAGAAATTTCATCGTATCAGAGACCATTACAATACCTACCAGCAAAGCCTGACAAAGGCTATGACCCAGATGGAAAACGCCTACCGCAATACCATCCTCGTACATTACCGGGAGAAAATGGTGCCCGTCAAGGTAGCCGATCTTGCCTATATACATGCTGCCAATGGCGTTGTAACCCTCCATACCCGCAACGATCAGGATTACACGAT
This Chitinophaga sancti DNA region includes the following protein-coding sequences:
- a CDS encoding sensor histidine kinase: MIFILAGGTILMRLKDFSFLNLRTFLEYFSMITVTIFACWMVHGYLRLHEPKGVSKQLRPIVRIAAAMLVAFSLNYLSVIIIPSRFLFQDMVFHHTYADFLRIIISAFFVSMFCHIVWSSLAANIMLQKAQLENEHLKQAHLRAQLLSLQQQISPHFLFNSLSTLKHIAHDKGTKDFVVQLSHVYRYLLNINEHQITKLADELNFIDSYLYILYQRFEGDLKVQINIPEQYHNYLIPPLSIQLLIENAIKHNALSPETPLLIEIFIENETVTVKNIRQPKKYPVESTKLGLQNINDRFLLLFDKQITVDNTDESFTVHLPVISHERYYH
- a CDS encoding TetR/AcrR family transcriptional regulator, with product MEEKSISTEEKIKAAARTIFTKKGYAATKTRDIAEEAGMNLALLNYYFRSKEKLFSIVMAENLKKLFGILAPTLNDKSKSLDEKITNIATSYINMLFLNPDLPLFVLSELRQNPVWLRETLNVDAYVIGSHFMQQLQEKKKDINPIHFLMSFLGMLIFPFAARPILQGTAAVTDEQYDQLMEERKKLIPIWLKCMLE
- a CDS encoding LytTR family DNA-binding domain-containing protein: MNVIIIEDERKTARELQDILTSIDSEIRVLQVLPSVVAAISWFRENPAPDLIFSDIQLGDGLCFEIYREVPVNAPIIFCTAFDQYAIQAFESNSIDYLLKPLEEALVERSLKKFHRIRDHYNTYQQSLTKAMTQMENAYRNTILVHYREKMVPVKVADLAYIHAANGVVTLHTRNDQDYTIQYTIDQLENMLNRNDFFRANRQFIIHRESITDIEHYFNRRLIIKTICKTPEKIIVSRLKAQDFLRWVEQ